The following proteins come from a genomic window of Streptomyces sp. Sge12:
- a CDS encoding glutamate-5-semialdehyde dehydrogenase gives MTSLDAATSPVLATAQRSRTAAAAIAPLPRSAKDTALLAIADALEARTAEIIAANAVDTDKARAAGTSETVIDRLTLTAERIAAIASDVRDVAALPDPIGEVVRGNTLPNGIDLRQIRVPLGVVGIIYEARPNVTVDAAALCLKSGNAVLLRGSSSAYSSNTALVAILRDAVESVGLPADAIQLVPGESRESVRELMRARGLVDVLIPRGGASLIKTVVEESTVPVIETGTGNCHVYVDAQADLDMAVDILINSKAQRPSVCNAAETLLVHRDIAAAFLPRALDALADAGVTVHGDAHVLAAAEHSKVTALPATDEDWAAEYLSYDIAAGVVDSLDDAVTHIRRWTSGHTEAIVTTSQAAARRFTQLVDSTTVAVNASTRFTDGGQFGFGAEIGISTQKLHARGPMGLPELTSTKYIVTGDGHIR, from the coding sequence ATGACCTCGCTCGATGCCGCCACCTCGCCCGTCCTCGCCACCGCGCAGCGGTCCCGTACCGCCGCCGCAGCCATCGCCCCACTCCCGCGGTCCGCCAAGGACACCGCCCTGCTGGCGATCGCGGACGCGCTGGAGGCCCGTACGGCCGAGATCATCGCCGCCAACGCCGTGGACACGGACAAGGCCCGCGCCGCCGGCACGAGCGAGACCGTCATCGACCGCCTCACCCTCACCGCCGAGCGCATCGCCGCCATCGCCTCGGACGTGCGCGACGTCGCCGCCCTCCCCGACCCCATCGGCGAGGTCGTCCGCGGCAACACCCTCCCCAACGGCATCGACCTCCGCCAGATCCGCGTCCCGCTCGGCGTCGTCGGCATCATCTACGAGGCCCGCCCCAACGTGACCGTCGACGCCGCCGCCCTCTGTCTCAAGTCGGGGAACGCGGTCCTCCTGCGCGGCAGTTCCTCCGCCTACTCCTCCAACACCGCGCTCGTCGCCATCCTGCGGGACGCCGTGGAGAGCGTCGGCCTGCCCGCCGACGCGATCCAGCTCGTCCCCGGCGAGTCCCGCGAGTCCGTCCGCGAGCTGATGCGCGCCCGCGGCCTCGTGGACGTGCTCATCCCGCGCGGCGGCGCCTCCCTCATCAAGACCGTGGTCGAGGAATCCACCGTCCCCGTCATCGAGACCGGTACCGGCAACTGCCACGTCTACGTCGACGCCCAGGCCGACCTGGACATGGCGGTGGACATCCTCATCAACTCCAAGGCCCAGCGACCCTCCGTCTGCAACGCCGCCGAGACCCTCCTCGTCCACCGGGACATCGCCGCCGCCTTCCTGCCGCGCGCCCTCGACGCGCTCGCCGACGCGGGCGTCACCGTCCACGGCGACGCCCACGTCCTGGCCGCCGCCGAGCACAGCAAGGTCACCGCCCTGCCCGCCACCGACGAGGACTGGGCCGCCGAGTACCTGTCCTACGACATCGCCGCCGGAGTCGTGGACTCCCTCGACGACGCCGTCACCCACATCCGCCGCTGGACCTCCGGCCACACCGAGGCGATCGTCACCACCTCGCAGGCCGCCGCGCGCCGCTTCACCCAACTGGTCGACTCGACCACGGTCGCCGTGAATGCATCCACTCGGTTCACGGACGGTGGCCAGTTCGGCTTCGGCGCGGAGATCGGCATCTCCACGCAGAAGCTGCACGCCAGGGGCCCGATGGGGCTTCCCGAACTGACCTCCACCAAGTACATCGTCACCGGAGACGGTCACATTCGGTAG
- the nadD gene encoding nicotinate-nucleotide adenylyltransferase, translating to MGEQEMPTGPVKRRLGVMGGTFDPIHHGHLVAASEVAALFHLDEVMFVPTGEPWQKSQWAVSPAEDRYLMTVIATASNPQFSVSRIDIDRGGPTYTIDTLRDLKAQNDDADLFFITGADALAQILTWRNAEELFSLSHFIGVTRPGHVLTDDGLPEGGVSLVEVPALAISSTDCRARVAQGDPVWYLVPDGVVRYIDKRELYRGA from the coding sequence ATGGGAGAGCAGGAGATGCCTACCGGTCCGGTCAAGCGCCGGCTCGGCGTGATGGGCGGGACGTTCGACCCGATCCATCACGGACACCTGGTGGCCGCCAGCGAGGTGGCCGCCCTTTTCCACCTCGACGAGGTGATGTTCGTGCCGACGGGCGAGCCGTGGCAGAAGTCCCAGTGGGCCGTTTCGCCCGCCGAGGACCGCTACCTGATGACGGTCATCGCCACGGCGTCGAACCCGCAGTTCTCGGTGAGCCGCATCGACATCGACCGCGGCGGGCCGACGTACACCATCGACACCCTCCGGGACCTGAAGGCGCAGAACGACGACGCCGACCTGTTCTTCATCACCGGTGCCGACGCGCTCGCGCAGATCCTGACCTGGCGCAACGCCGAAGAGCTCTTCTCGCTCTCCCACTTCATCGGAGTCACCCGGCCGGGCCACGTGCTCACCGACGACGGGCTCCCGGAGGGCGGCGTTTCCCTGGTGGAGGTTCCCGCGCTCGCGATCTCGTCGACCGACTGCCGTGCGAGGGTCGCCCAGGGGGATCCCGTCTGGTACCTGGTGCCGGACGGCGTGGTGCGCTACATCGACAAGCGTGAGCTGTACCGGGGAGCCTGA
- a CDS encoding histidine phosphatase family protein — MSATTSGKSGRKIVLWRHGQTSWNLERRFQGSTDIELTEAGVAQARRSARLLASLKPHAIVASDLRRASDTAAELAAVTGLPVTWDAALRETYAGEWQGLTHEEILEKHGEQYAAWKRGEPVRRGGGELETEVADRAAPVVLEHAARLPQSGTLVVVSHGGTIRTTIGRLLGLDAYAWEGLGGLSNCCWSVLGEGARGWRLLEHNAGTLPEPVLGDDD; from the coding sequence CTGAGCGCGACCACCTCTGGCAAGTCCGGTAGGAAGATCGTCCTCTGGCGACACGGCCAGACCTCGTGGAACCTGGAGCGCCGCTTCCAGGGCTCCACGGACATCGAGCTGACCGAGGCGGGTGTGGCGCAGGCGCGCCGCTCCGCACGGCTGCTCGCCTCGCTGAAGCCCCACGCCATCGTCGCCTCCGACCTCCGGCGCGCCTCCGACACGGCCGCCGAGCTGGCCGCCGTCACGGGGCTGCCGGTGACTTGGGACGCCGCGCTGCGCGAGACGTACGCCGGCGAGTGGCAGGGCCTCACGCACGAAGAGATCCTCGAGAAGCACGGCGAGCAGTACGCGGCGTGGAAGCGCGGCGAACCGGTGCGCCGAGGCGGCGGTGAGCTGGAGACCGAGGTCGCCGACCGCGCCGCGCCGGTGGTGCTGGAACACGCTGCCCGGCTCCCGCAGTCCGGCACGCTCGTCGTGGTCAGCCACGGCGGCACCATCCGTACGACGATCGGGCGGCTGCTCGGCCTGGACGCGTACGCCTGGGAGGGCCTGGGCGGGCTCTCCAACTGCTGCTGGTCCGTCCTCGGCGAGGGCGCGCGCGGCTGGCGCCTGCTGGAGCACAACGCCGGCACGCTGCCGGAACCGGTGCTCGGCGACGACGACTGA
- a CDS encoding LCP family protein: MNDRQDPYDPYAAQEQQLVGYDAYGRPVYGQVPAQPAQPAPQQYEQSYEQQQYGYDYQGYGQQPQQQYYPQQQQQQQQQPAAQEYGQQDYGQAQAQPQASGYGYDTQQTQQWIPQQTAPEPPAAPAPAPAAAPERPADRVPEPRRPDGEPGGASGDGPEAADRDYRTEMFAFIDQPDEDSEDVIDWLKFTESRTERREEARRRGRNRVVALIVVLAVFVVGGLGYLWYAGKLPFLDGPGEKTAGASADAAAQKRDMIVVHLHNTKKGGTSSALLVDNVTTKQGATVLLPNTLGLTGQDGTATALGKSVEEGGLGTREALDSVLGTHIGGTWRLDTPFLENLVELVGGIEVDTDTAVPADDAAKTPAVAQGQKQSLSGPMAVAYATFRGQGEPEAKQLERLGKVLQAVLRKVPSDPKAAAVTVESIGQILDPALNAQTLGALLSRLGAHAKVGAWRTDVLTVKADGALTDEANKKVVKEVLGGAAGAPQPGAAPRVGLKDATGDEKTQIAAKAALMNGGYTFVDGGKSDKSAATSQITYQDDAQRDRAIEVAKTLGLPETVVKKGENAVNAEVVVILGKDYKAS, from the coding sequence GTGAACGACCGACAGGATCCGTACGACCCGTATGCCGCCCAGGAGCAGCAGCTCGTCGGCTACGACGCGTACGGGCGGCCGGTGTACGGCCAGGTGCCCGCCCAGCCCGCTCAGCCTGCCCCGCAGCAGTACGAGCAGTCGTACGAGCAGCAGCAGTACGGCTACGACTACCAGGGCTACGGCCAGCAGCCGCAGCAGCAGTACTACCCCCAGCAGCAGCAGCAGCAACAGCAGCAGCCGGCCGCCCAGGAGTACGGGCAGCAGGACTACGGCCAGGCCCAGGCCCAGCCCCAGGCCTCCGGCTACGGGTACGACACGCAGCAGACCCAGCAGTGGATCCCGCAGCAGACCGCCCCGGAGCCCCCGGCCGCGCCGGCCCCCGCCCCCGCTGCCGCCCCCGAGCGGCCGGCCGACCGGGTACCCGAGCCGCGCCGCCCCGACGGGGAGCCGGGCGGCGCCTCCGGCGACGGGCCCGAGGCGGCGGACCGGGACTACCGCACCGAGATGTTCGCCTTCATCGACCAGCCGGACGAGGACTCCGAGGACGTCATCGACTGGCTCAAGTTCACCGAGAGCCGCACCGAGCGCCGCGAGGAGGCCCGCCGCCGCGGCCGCAACCGGGTGGTGGCACTGATCGTCGTACTCGCCGTGTTCGTCGTCGGCGGCCTCGGCTACCTCTGGTACGCGGGCAAGCTGCCCTTCCTCGACGGCCCCGGCGAGAAGACGGCCGGCGCGAGCGCCGACGCCGCCGCGCAGAAGCGCGACATGATCGTCGTCCACCTGCACAACACCAAGAAGGGCGGCACCTCCTCGGCGCTGCTCGTCGACAACGTCACCACCAAGCAGGGCGCCACCGTGCTGCTGCCGAACACCCTCGGCCTCACCGGCCAGGACGGGACGGCCACGGCGCTCGGCAAGTCGGTCGAGGAGGGCGGCCTCGGCACCCGCGAGGCCCTCGACTCCGTGCTCGGCACCCACATCGGCGGCACCTGGCGCCTGGACACCCCCTTCCTGGAGAACCTGGTCGAGCTGGTCGGCGGCATCGAGGTCGACACCGACACCGCGGTGCCGGCCGACGACGCGGCCAAGACCCCGGCCGTGGCCCAGGGCCAGAAGCAGAGCCTGAGCGGCCCCATGGCCGTGGCGTACGCCACCTTCCGGGGCCAGGGCGAACCGGAGGCCAAGCAGCTGGAACGCCTGGGCAAGGTGCTCCAGGCGGTGCTGCGCAAGGTCCCGAGCGACCCGAAGGCGGCGGCCGTGACGGTGGAGAGCATCGGCCAGATCCTCGACCCGGCCCTGAACGCGCAGACCCTCGGGGCCCTGCTGTCCCGGCTCGGCGCGCACGCCAAGGTGGGCGCGTGGCGCACCGACGTCCTCACCGTGAAGGCGGACGGCGCGCTCACGGACGAGGCCAACAAGAAGGTCGTCAAGGAGGTACTGGGCGGCGCCGCCGGCGCGCCGCAGCCCGGAGCCGCCCCGCGCGTCGGCCTCAAGGACGCCACCGGTGACGAGAAGACGCAGATCGCGGCGAAGGCGGCGCTGATGAACGGCGGCTACACCTTCGTCGACGGCGGCAAGTCCGACAAGAGCGCCGCCACCTCGCAGATCACCTACCAGGACGACGCGCAGCGGGACCGCGCGATCGAGGTGGCCAAGACGCTCGGGCTGCCCGAGACGGTCGTGAAGAAGGGCGAGAACGCGGTGAACGCGGAGGTCGTGGTGATCCTGGGCAAGGACTACAAGGCGTCCTGA
- a CDS encoding M48 family metallopeptidase: MTETGFEKVPARDRRRFPGISSRAYEHPADRSALVALRKLSGFDTVFKALSGLLPERSLRLLFLSESVRVGETQFPHLHAMLRDACYILDLEKVPQMYVQQDPNPNAMCIGLDEPIIVVTTGLVELLDEEEMRAVVGHEVGHALSGHAVYRTVLLFLTNLAMKVAWIPLGNVAIMTIVTALREWFRKSELSADRAGLLVGQDVQASMRGLMKIAGGNHLHEMNVDAFLAQAEEYESAGDLRDSVLKILNLLPRTHPFTTVRAAELKKWAESRDHQRIMDGHYPRREDDKDTSVTDSFRQSAAHYADTVRTSKDPLLKLVGDIAGGAGDLGGRLRDKFTGAGAAGGSGTGPEAKGGATEQG; encoded by the coding sequence ATGACGGAAACAGGCTTCGAGAAGGTGCCGGCGCGGGACCGCCGACGGTTCCCAGGCATCTCGTCACGGGCGTACGAGCATCCGGCGGACCGCTCCGCGCTGGTGGCGCTGCGCAAGCTGAGCGGCTTCGACACGGTGTTCAAGGCCCTGAGCGGACTGCTTCCGGAGCGGAGCCTGCGCCTGCTGTTCCTGTCGGAATCGGTGCGGGTGGGCGAGACGCAGTTCCCGCACCTGCACGCGATGCTGCGGGACGCCTGCTACATCCTGGACCTGGAGAAGGTCCCGCAGATGTATGTGCAGCAGGACCCGAATCCCAATGCCATGTGCATCGGGCTGGACGAGCCGATCATCGTGGTGACCACGGGCCTCGTCGAGCTGCTCGACGAGGAGGAGATGCGGGCGGTGGTGGGCCACGAGGTGGGCCACGCGCTGTCGGGGCACGCGGTCTACCGGACGGTCCTGCTGTTCCTGACCAACCTGGCGATGAAGGTCGCGTGGATCCCGCTGGGCAATGTGGCGATCATGACGATCGTGACCGCGCTGCGGGAGTGGTTCCGCAAGTCGGAGCTCTCGGCCGACCGGGCCGGGCTGCTGGTGGGGCAGGACGTGCAGGCCTCGATGCGGGGGCTGATGAAGATCGCGGGCGGCAACCACCTCCACGAGATGAATGTGGACGCCTTCCTCGCCCAGGCCGAGGAGTACGAGTCGGCGGGCGATCTGCGCGACTCCGTGCTGAAGATCCTCAATCTGCTGCCCCGGACGCACCCCTTCACGACGGTGCGGGCCGCCGAGCTGAAGAAGTGGGCGGAGAGCCGCGACCACCAGCGGATCATGGACGGCCACTACCCGCGCCGCGAGGACGACAAGGACACCTCGGTGACGGACTCCTTCCGGCAGTCCGCCGCCCACTACGCCGACACGGTGCGCACCAGCAAGGACCCGCTGCTGAAGCTGGTGGGCGACATCGCGGGCGGCGCCGGGGACCTGGGCGGCAGGCTCCGCGACAAGTTCACCGGCGCGGGTGCCGCGGGCGGATCCGGCACCGGTCCCGAGGCCAAGGGCGGGGCTACGGAGCAGGGCTGA
- a CDS encoding SCO2583 family membrane protein, with amino-acid sequence MAVPGDPPNSTPDGMGGGDDEFRSDEYRSVVFDEDFVRAARLQEYSAQERMGEHARAVRTRSIWSGGGSASRTSTPGRGARQGMLLVLLIATAFAAAVYMGLRNPYEPPPASAAQPLGSTVVPLAPTTDVPGGRPGDLYASSPAADYRVGAAGITLPAVRRTHHFTDTQVVTALSIAKDYLVQSSLDPDILAGAATRPVRVLLDPDQLAQFDRSMTSPSGDGRHAATGWLVRFDPATAVVADSRVRVSGTLAFEEVAPDVLEVTTDHTFVYAVRPATGAPAAADGASLFTVRRELRLRFDRDDLGARRLELASAYVMAGPQDCSADPAGAFRPLLAGAGPTTVGPAASDPYASGQPRRTAGLCGVLAPPATPQAAPVSPAP; translated from the coding sequence ATGGCCGTGCCAGGAGATCCACCCAACAGCACCCCCGACGGCATGGGCGGGGGCGACGACGAGTTCCGGTCGGACGAGTACCGATCGGTGGTGTTCGACGAGGACTTCGTCCGGGCTGCCCGCCTCCAGGAGTACTCGGCGCAGGAACGCATGGGCGAACACGCCCGCGCGGTCCGCACCCGCTCCATCTGGTCCGGCGGCGGCTCCGCATCCCGGACCAGCACCCCCGGCCGGGGCGCCCGGCAGGGCATGCTCCTGGTGCTGCTCATCGCCACGGCCTTCGCCGCCGCCGTCTACATGGGCCTGCGCAACCCGTACGAGCCCCCGCCCGCCAGCGCCGCCCAGCCGCTCGGCAGCACCGTGGTCCCGCTCGCGCCGACCACCGACGTGCCCGGCGGGCGGCCCGGCGACCTGTACGCGAGCAGCCCCGCCGCCGACTACCGGGTCGGCGCGGCCGGCATCACCCTGCCCGCCGTGCGCCGCACCCACCACTTCACCGACACCCAGGTCGTCACCGCGCTGTCGATCGCCAAGGACTACCTGGTGCAGTCCTCGCTGGACCCCGACATCCTGGCCGGAGCGGCCACCCGCCCGGTGCGCGTCCTGCTCGACCCCGACCAGCTGGCGCAGTTCGACCGCAGCATGACCTCGCCCTCCGGCGACGGCCGCCACGCGGCCACCGGCTGGCTCGTCCGCTTCGACCCGGCCACCGCCGTCGTGGCCGACTCCCGGGTCCGGGTCAGCGGCACCCTCGCCTTCGAGGAGGTGGCCCCGGACGTGCTGGAGGTCACCACCGACCACACCTTCGTGTACGCCGTACGTCCGGCCACCGGAGCCCCGGCAGCGGCGGACGGCGCCTCGCTCTTCACCGTCCGGCGCGAGCTGCGGCTGCGCTTCGACCGGGACGACCTCGGGGCCCGGCGCCTCGAGCTGGCCTCGGCCTACGTGATGGCCGGCCCGCAGGACTGCTCCGCCGATCCGGCAGGGGCCTTCCGCCCGCTCCTGGCGGGCGCCGGCCCGACCACGGTGGGCCCGGCCGCGAGCGACCCGTACGCCAGCGGCCAGCCGCGGCGCACGGCCGGGCTGTGCGGCGTACTGGCACCGCCCGCGACCCCGCAGGCCGCTCCGGTCAGCCCTGCTCCGTAG
- the rsfS gene encoding ribosome silencing factor translates to MTATDRSIELITAAAQAAADRLAHDIIAYDVSDVLSITDAFLLASAPNDRQVKSIVDEIEERLLKELGAKPVRREGDRDARWILLDYVDIVVHVQHSEERVFYALERLWKDCPEIELPEDAKLTIGKAEEHAKLREAAGDDELDGDLF, encoded by the coding sequence GTGACCGCCACGGACCGCTCCATCGAGCTCATCACCGCCGCCGCCCAGGCCGCGGCCGACCGGCTCGCGCACGACATCATCGCGTACGACGTCAGCGACGTGCTGTCGATCACCGACGCCTTCCTGCTCGCCTCGGCGCCCAACGACCGCCAGGTCAAGTCGATCGTCGACGAGATCGAGGAGCGCCTGCTCAAGGAGCTCGGCGCCAAGCCGGTGCGCCGCGAGGGGGACCGCGACGCCCGCTGGATCCTGCTCGACTACGTCGACATCGTCGTCCACGTCCAGCACAGCGAGGAGCGTGTCTTCTACGCGCTGGAGCGCCTGTGGAAGGACTGCCCCGAGATCGAGCTCCCCGAGGACGCCAAGCTCACCATCGGCAAGGCCGAGGAGCACGCCAAGCTGCGTGAGGCGGCGGGCGACGACGAACTGGACGGTGATCTGTTCTGA
- a CDS encoding SCO2584 family spore wall biosynthesis protein, translating to MPDDVGGKPFPDDGTPEDDADDRGGADQDFASVVFDEDFVRNAEIHEPSAAERQRAADRARAEAEAARAVAGGWTGDDDYDSYGYGHPDGYDDHGWDHDDRGHGYPDGPYGAYGGSLRPYRGRAPWLRPVAWVLAFVMGLGMVALAFSAVYRSASGEADPAPAPASTPRGEVTGVGAFTYPSVRQP from the coding sequence GTGCCGGACGACGTGGGGGGCAAGCCGTTCCCGGACGACGGGACCCCCGAAGACGATGCAGACGACCGCGGAGGCGCGGATCAGGACTTCGCCTCCGTGGTGTTCGACGAGGACTTCGTCAGAAACGCCGAGATTCATGAACCGAGCGCCGCCGAGCGCCAGCGGGCGGCCGACCGGGCGCGCGCGGAGGCCGAGGCGGCCCGTGCGGTCGCCGGCGGCTGGACCGGCGACGACGACTACGACAGCTACGGTTACGGCCATCCCGACGGCTACGACGACCACGGCTGGGACCACGACGACCGGGGCCACGGATACCCGGACGGCCCGTACGGGGCCTACGGCGGCAGCCTGCGCCCGTACCGCGGACGTGCGCCGTGGCTGCGCCCGGTCGCCTGGGTGCTCGCCTTCGTGATGGGCCTCGGCATGGTCGCCCTCGCCTTCAGCGCCGTCTACCGCAGCGCCTCGGGCGAGGCGGACCCCGCTCCGGCGCCCGCCAGCACCCCCAGGGGCGAAGTCACCGGCGTCGGCGCGTTTACGTACCCCTCCGTTCGCCAACCCTGA
- the leuS gene encoding leucine--tRNA ligase — protein sequence MSETNTPAPEAAEAHRYTAAMAADIEARWQDVWDAQGTYEAPNPTGDLAGDPAVVARPKKFIMDMFPYPSGAGLHVGHPLGYIATDVFARHQRMTGHNVLHTLGFDAFGLPAEQYAVQTGTHPRVSTEANIENMKVQLRRLGLGHDKRRSFATIDPDYYKWTQWIFLQIYNSWYDADAKKARPITELVAAFEDGSREVPGGRAWAALTAAERADVLNEYRLAYSSDAPVNWCPGLGTVLANEEVTADGRSERGNFPVFKSRLSQWNMRITAYADRLLDDLDALDWPEAIKLQQRNWIGRSEGARVDFALGDEAITVFTTRPDTLFGATYMVLAPEHPLVEKFIPAAWPEGTHEVWTGGHATPAEAVGAYRKQAASKSDVERQAEAKDKTGVFTGEYAVNPVSGDKVPVFIADYVLMGYGTGAIMAVPAHDGRDFEFARAFELPMRCVVEPSDGRGTDPAEWDDAFVSYDAKLVNSTGEGIALDGLGVVEAKAAITDWLAERGIGEGTVNFRLRDWLFSRQRYWGEPFPIVYDEDGVAHPLPESMLPLELPEVEDYSPRTFEPDDATSKPETPLSRNGEWVNVELDLGDGRGVRSFRRETNTMPNWAGSCWYELRYLDPNNASALVDPEIEQYWMGPREGAPHGGVDLYVGGAEHAVLHLLYARFWSKVLFDLGHVSSAEPFHKLFNQGMIQAYAYTDERGVYVPAAEVEERDGAYFYEGKQVKREHGKMGKSLKNAVTPDEICEEYGADTLRLYEMAMGPLDVSRPWDTRAVVGQYRLLQRLWRNIVDEETGAVTVVDAEPAEDTLRALHKAIDGAGADLTGLRFNTAIAKITELNNALTKAGRPLERSVAEALVLLVAPLAPHIAEELWHRLGHSESVVHQDFPVADPAYVVDESVTCVVQVKGKVKARLEVSPTISEAELEQLAVTDEGVVAALGGAEIRKVIVRAPKLVNIVI from the coding sequence ATGAGCGAGACGAACACCCCGGCCCCCGAGGCGGCCGAGGCGCACCGTTACACGGCTGCCATGGCCGCCGACATCGAGGCACGCTGGCAGGACGTATGGGACGCGCAGGGCACGTACGAGGCCCCGAACCCGACCGGTGACCTGGCCGGGGATCCCGCGGTGGTCGCACGGCCCAAGAAGTTCATCATGGACATGTTCCCGTACCCCTCCGGTGCGGGCCTGCACGTCGGGCACCCGCTCGGCTACATCGCCACCGATGTCTTCGCCCGCCACCAGCGGATGACCGGCCACAACGTCCTGCACACCCTGGGCTTCGACGCCTTCGGCCTGCCGGCCGAGCAGTACGCCGTGCAGACCGGCACGCACCCGCGCGTCTCGACCGAGGCCAACATCGAGAACATGAAGGTCCAGCTGCGCCGGCTGGGCCTGGGCCACGACAAGCGCCGCTCGTTCGCGACGATCGACCCGGACTACTACAAGTGGACCCAGTGGATCTTCCTGCAGATCTACAACTCCTGGTACGACGCCGACGCGAAGAAGGCCCGCCCGATCACCGAGCTGGTCGCCGCCTTCGAGGACGGCTCCCGTGAGGTCCCCGGCGGCCGCGCCTGGGCCGCTCTGACCGCGGCCGAGCGGGCCGACGTGCTGAACGAGTACCGCCTGGCGTACTCCTCGGACGCGCCGGTGAACTGGTGCCCCGGGCTGGGCACCGTACTGGCCAACGAGGAGGTCACCGCGGACGGCCGGTCCGAGCGCGGCAACTTCCCCGTCTTCAAGTCCCGGCTGAGCCAGTGGAACATGCGGATCACCGCCTACGCCGACCGGCTGCTGGACGACCTGGACGCGCTGGACTGGCCCGAGGCCATCAAGCTGCAGCAGCGCAACTGGATCGGCCGCAGCGAGGGCGCGCGCGTCGACTTCGCGCTGGGCGACGAGGCCATCACCGTCTTCACGACCCGCCCGGACACCCTGTTCGGCGCCACCTACATGGTGCTGGCGCCCGAGCACCCGCTGGTCGAGAAGTTCATCCCGGCCGCCTGGCCCGAGGGCACCCACGAGGTGTGGACCGGCGGCCACGCCACGCCGGCCGAGGCCGTCGGCGCGTACCGCAAGCAGGCCGCCTCGAAGTCGGACGTCGAGCGGCAGGCCGAGGCCAAGGACAAGACGGGTGTCTTCACCGGCGAGTACGCGGTCAACCCGGTCAGCGGCGACAAGGTCCCGGTCTTCATCGCCGACTACGTGCTGATGGGCTACGGCACCGGCGCGATCATGGCCGTCCCGGCGCACGACGGCCGCGACTTCGAGTTCGCGCGCGCCTTCGAGCTGCCGATGCGCTGCGTCGTGGAGCCGTCGGACGGGCGCGGCACCGACCCGGCCGAGTGGGACGACGCCTTCGTCTCCTACGACGCGAAGCTGGTCAACTCGACGGGCGAGGGCATCGCGCTGGACGGCCTGGGCGTCGTCGAGGCGAAGGCCGCGATCACCGACTGGCTGGCCGAGCGCGGCATCGGCGAGGGCACGGTCAACTTCCGGCTGCGCGACTGGCTGTTCAGCCGGCAGCGGTACTGGGGCGAGCCCTTCCCGATCGTCTACGACGAGGACGGCGTCGCGCACCCGCTGCCCGAGTCGATGCTGCCCCTGGAGCTGCCGGAGGTCGAGGACTACTCGCCGCGCACCTTCGAGCCGGACGACGCCACCTCCAAGCCGGAGACCCCGCTGTCGCGCAACGGCGAGTGGGTGAACGTGGAGCTGGACCTGGGCGACGGGCGGGGCGTGCGCTCCTTCCGCCGCGAGACCAACACCATGCCGAACTGGGCCGGTTCCTGCTGGTACGAGCTGCGCTACCTGGACCCGAACAACGCGTCGGCCCTGGTGGACCCGGAGATCGAGCAGTACTGGATGGGTCCGCGCGAGGGCGCTCCGCACGGCGGTGTCGACCTGTACGTGGGCGGCGCCGAGCACGCGGTGCTGCACCTGCTGTACGCCCGCTTCTGGTCCAAGGTGCTGTTCGACCTGGGTCACGTGTCCTCGGCCGAGCCGTTCCACAAGCTCTTCAACCAGGGCATGATCCAGGCGTACGCCTACACCGACGAGCGCGGTGTGTACGTCCCGGCGGCCGAGGTCGAGGAGCGGGACGGGGCCTACTTCTACGAGGGCAAGCAGGTCAAGCGCGAGCACGGCAAGATGGGCAAGTCCCTGAAGAACGCCGTCACGCCGGACGAGATCTGCGAGGAGTACGGCGCGGACACCCTGCGCCTGTACGAGATGGCGATGGGCCCGCTGGACGTCTCCCGCCCGTGGGACACCCGGGCCGTGGTGGGCCAGTACCGCCTGCTGCAGCGCCTGTGGCGCAACATCGTGGACGAGGAGACGGGCGCGGTGACGGTCGTCGACGCCGAGCCCGCCGAGGACACCCTGCGCGCGCTGCACAAGGCGATCGACGGGGCGGGCGCGGACCTGACGGGGCTGCGCTTCAACACCGCCATCGCGAAGATCACCGAGCTGAACAACGCCCTGACGAAGGCCGGCCGCCCGCTGGAGCGCTCGGTCGCCGAGGCCCTGGTGCTGCTGGTCGCCCCGCTGGCCCCGCACATCGCGGAGGAGCTGTGGCACCGCCTGGGGCACAGCGAGTCGGTGGTCCACCAGGACTTCCCGGTCGCGGACCCGGCGTACGTCGTGGACGAGAGCGTGACGTGCGTGGTGCAGGTCAAGGGCAAGGTCAAGGCGCGGCTGGAGGTGTCGCCGACGATCTCGGAGGCGGAGCTGGAGCAGCTGGCCGTGACCGATGAGGGTGTCGTGGCGGCGCTGGGCGGCGCGGAGATCCGCAAGGTGATCGTGCGCGCGCCGAAGCTGGTCAACATCGTCATCTGA